The Erigeron canadensis isolate Cc75 chromosome 4, C_canadensis_v1, whole genome shotgun sequence genome window below encodes:
- the LOC122598652 gene encoding putative UPF0481 protein At3g02645, which translates to MASSLDPLIISDPKEQKWVGEISEILKHQFNINVIEGPARVISIFQVPETITTHKPEAYEPQQIGMGPNHHFRAQPYKKMEQKKIAAVQGFLQYHNNIKDFHPTILDKMVKLVPAVRSCYDMFLQDDNVSLAWVFTIDGLFLLNLFHAYDLDFSIPSRRKNIDPRKRLLAQDLMMVENQIPFIVLREINEALHDPSSGNNFSPAIYRTFSEIHSPLELCLEAPDDVEHLLHYMYYSIINNVPKTGKHIPNDHHAGGNRFLGLNSVAQVSSLLKGVPQKEMVQVYEQTITILQDFSKQKTLIPPASKLQGRSGYTFHALRNEEGIQKIHIAEKKKFYLPCITLNNNSEVILRNLIAYEMLSPNSLEFPLTEYMGLMCGLIITAEDVNLLRKSKIIKSELSDDEVAKLFVATSNSIQSMKTKEKSKLQKMITEVNRDYESRLQMKAYMLLKKLASWLLVVLKAMGSFVGATWKIVAFMVSIVTVFMLTYQAYCDVYGCDKMKLALSYASSM; encoded by the coding sequence ATGGCTTCATCCCTAGATCCATTGATTATTTCAGATCCAAAAGAGCAAAAATGGGTTGGCGAAATAAGCGAAATCCTGAAACAtcaattcaatatcaatgtCATTGAAGGACCTGCTCGTGTTATTTCTATATTTCAAGTACCTGAAACCATAACCACTCATAAACCTGAAGcctatgaaccacaacagataGGGATGGGCCCAAATCATCATTTTCGGGCTCAACCCTACAAGAAaatggaacaaaaaaaaattgcagCCGTGCAAGGGTTCTTACAATATCACAACAACATCAAGGATTTTCATCCCACAATCCTTGATAAAATGGTAAAACTTGTCCCTGCTGTCCGTTCTTGCTACGACATGTTCCTACAAGACGATAATGTTTCCTTGGCTTGGGTTTTTACCATTGATGGTCTCTTCTTGCTTAATCTTTTCCATGCCTATGATCTTGACTTTTCCATTCCAAGCCGACGAAAAAATATAGATCCGAGAAAAAGATTGTTGGCACAAGACCTGATGATGGTTGAGAACCAAATCCCTTTTATTGTATTAAGGGAAATCAACGAGGCGTTGCATGATCCATCATCTGGTAATAATTTTTCACCTGCCATATATCGAACTTTTAGTGAGATCCATTCGCCACTTGAGTTGTGTTTAGAAGCTCCTGATGATGTAGAACATCTGTTACATTATATGTATTACTCGATCATAAACAACGTTCCTAAAACGGGAAAACACATACCAAATGATCATCATGCTGGGGGAAATCGCTTTCTTGGTTTAAATTCTGTTGCACAGGTTTCAAGTTTATTAAAAGGAGTTCCCCAAAAAGAGATGGTTCAAGTGTATGAACAAACTATCACAATTCTACAAGATTTTTCTAAACAAAAAACTCTTATTCCCCCAGCTTCGAAACTCCAGGGTAGATCAGGATACACGTTTCATGCTCTACGGAACGAAGAAGGCATACAGAAAATACACATTGCCGAGAAGAAGAAATTTTACCTTCCGTGCATTACTTTGAACAACAATTCAGAAGTTATACTAAGAAATTTGATTGCTTACGAAATGTTATCCCCCAACTCCCTTGAATTTCCACTTACTGAATACATGGGGTTGATGTGTGGGCTTATCATAACCGCAGAAGATGTCAATCTTCTTAGAAAATCGAAGATCATCAAAAGTGAAttgagtgatgatgaagttgCAAAACTATTTGTTGCAACGAGCAATTCTATACAGAGCATGAAAACCAAAGAGAAATCCAAGTTGCAAAAAATGATAACGGAAGTTAATAGGGATTACGAAAGTAGGCTACAAATGAAGGCATATATGTTGTTGAAGAAGCTTGCAAGTTGGTTGCTGGTGGTCTTAAAGGCTATGGGCAGCTTTGTGGGAGCAACATGGAAGATTGTAGCATTCATGGTTAGCATTGTTACCGTGTTCATGTTAACGTACCAAGCTTATTGTGACGTTTATGGCTGTGATAAAATGAAATTGGCGTTGTCATATGCTTCTAGTATGTAG
- the LOC122597588 gene encoding protein RGF1 INDUCIBLE TRANSCRIPTION FACTOR 1-like yields MEREEYLGNRKPAWLEALYVQKFFTPCSIHENAKKNEKNICCLDCCISICPHCYHCHRFHRLLQVRRYVYHDVVRLEDLERLIDCSNVQAYTINSAKVVFIKKRPQNRQFKGAGNYCTSCDRSLQEPFIHCSLGCKVDFALKHYRDLTPFLRVCNSLQLGPDFFIPNDNGEDDMTNETPHSTIVDYDDPMSSCSGSSGSENMSMMCTEFVSRKKRSGIYTCGRSSNKVHSDEDMTSSMSRRKGVPQRSPMC; encoded by the exons ATGGAAAGGGAGGAATATTTG GGAAATCGAAAGCCAGCGTGGTTAGAAGCTCTCTACGTGCAGAAGTTCTTCACACCGTGTTCCATTCACGAGAACGCAAAGAAAAACGAGAAGAAtatttgttgtttggattgttgcATTAGTATCTGTCCACACTGTTATCATTGTCATCGATTTCATAGGCTACTTCAAGTTCGTCGTTATGTATATCATGATGTCGTAAGGCTGGAAGACCTAGAAAGGCTTATCGACTGCTCAAATGTCCAG GCATATACAATTAATAGTGCAAAAGTTGTATTTATCAAGAAGAGACCTCAAAACAGGCAATTTAAGGGGGCTGGAAACTATTGCACTTCTTGTGATAGAAGCCTCCAAGAACCTTTCATCCATTGCTCTCTAGGGTGTAAG gtgGATTTTGCGCTCAAGCATTATAGAGATCTTACACCATTCCTAAGGGTATGCAACTCCTTACAACTTGGTCCAGATTTCTTCATTCCGAACGACAATGGAGAGGATGACATGACAAATGAAACCCCTCATTCCACCATCGTGGATTATGACGACCCGATGAGCTCGTGTTCTGGCTCATCGGGTTCAGAAAACATGAGCATGATGTGCACTGAATTTGTTAGCAGAAAGAAGAGAAGTGGAATATACACTTGTGGAAGATCATCCAATAAGGTTCATTCTGATGAGGATATGACCTCAAGTATGAGTAGAAGAAAAGGTGTTCCTCAAAGATCACCTATGTGTTGa
- the LOC122596572 gene encoding uncharacterized protein LOC122596572 isoform X2: protein MVFTSRAITFRTLSEIRREEGLPTVDDLRRRYRRSLFTAEEAAAAFRAAEAAAALAETAVIAEAEATTSAEAEELEIKCENLNPCASRAGNNLGTKVEVKGSSVLNRPRGEPIESIVEYVNVAATDTASVTVAEVEGGSVRKCPGKDLDISTSKDD from the exons ATGGTGTTTACATCTAGAGCTATCACCTTCCGTACCCTCTCTGAGATACGGAGGGAAGAGGGACTTCCAACCGTTGATGATCTCAGACGGCGGTATCGAAGAAGTTTAT TCACAGCTGAAGAAGCCGCCGCTGCTTTTAGAGCTGCAGAAGCGGCAGCGGCATTGGCGGAAACGGCAGTAATAGCAGAAGCGGAAGCGACAACATCTGCAGAAGCGGAAGAACTTGAGATTAAATGCGAAAATCTGAACCCTTGTGCATCCAGAGCTGGTAACAATTTAG GTACCAAAGTTGAAGTGAAAGGAAGTTCTGTTCTCAACCGCCCCCGCGGGGAGCCAATTGAATCCATAGTTGAATATGTGAATGTTGCAGCAACTGATACTGCCTCTG TCACCGTAGCTGAAGTTGAAGGAGGATCTGTTCGTAAGTGCCCCGGCAAGGATCTTGATATATCCACATCTAAAGACGATTAA
- the LOC122596572 gene encoding uncharacterized protein LOC122596572 isoform X1 yields MVFTSRAITFRTLSEIRREEGLPTVDDLRRRYRRSLFTAEEAAAAFRAAEAAAALAETAVIAEAEATTSAEAEELEIKCENLNPCASRAGNNLGKLKGKSIPKDVGESSSETENVSPAGASSGTKVEVKGSSVLNRPRGEPIESIVEYVNVAATDTASVTVAEVEGGSVRKCPGKDLDISTSKDD; encoded by the exons ATGGTGTTTACATCTAGAGCTATCACCTTCCGTACCCTCTCTGAGATACGGAGGGAAGAGGGACTTCCAACCGTTGATGATCTCAGACGGCGGTATCGAAGAAGTTTAT TCACAGCTGAAGAAGCCGCCGCTGCTTTTAGAGCTGCAGAAGCGGCAGCGGCATTGGCGGAAACGGCAGTAATAGCAGAAGCGGAAGCGACAACATCTGCAGAAGCGGAAGAACTTGAGATTAAATGCGAAAATCTGAACCCTTGTGCATCCAGAGCTGGTAACAATTTAGGTAAACTGAAAGGAAAGTCTATTCCAAAAGATGTTGGCGAGTCAAGTAGTGAAACTGAGAATGTGAGCCCTGCTGGTGCATCTTCTG GTACCAAAGTTGAAGTGAAAGGAAGTTCTGTTCTCAACCGCCCCCGCGGGGAGCCAATTGAATCCATAGTTGAATATGTGAATGTTGCAGCAACTGATACTGCCTCTG TCACCGTAGCTGAAGTTGAAGGAGGATCTGTTCGTAAGTGCCCCGGCAAGGATCTTGATATATCCACATCTAAAGACGATTAA
- the LOC122597905 gene encoding uncharacterized protein LOC122597905: protein MKLYLIFTLLVLSSLLTNYRAQAILNRKLMTKDASSSTTSAATILKDQKNDEKLDHNTEVKSASNGLVGKKDGSSTPNYSSHGDSKHGKKEVVIIPEQYPDVIEDIAGMDYSPARKKAPIHN from the exons ATGAAGCTATATCTGATATTCACCCTCTTGGTTTTGTCAAGTCTCCTAACTAATTATAGAGCTCAAG CAATATTAAACAGAAAGCTTATGACAAAAGATGCATCTTCTAGTACTACTTCCGCCGCCACCATTTTGAAG GAtcagaaaaatgatgaaaaactTGACCACAATACAGAAGTCAAATCTGCTAGTAATGGACTAGTAGGAAAGAAAGACGGCAGCAGTACTCCCAATTATTCGTCACACGGAGATTCAAAACATGGGAAGAAGGAGGTCGTCATCATCCCCGAACAGTATCCAGATGTCATAGAGGACATTGCCGGGATGGACTATTCACCTGCTAGGAAAAAGGCTCCAATACACAACTGA
- the LOC122598517 gene encoding uncharacterized protein LOC122598517: protein MKFHLMFILFLLSNLHNYEAEGIRLGRVVLSSSNHQAMITKSSSIEASNQDRDLITKTDELPSGINRKLITNVTSSNIPKNYKNDDGNKYDPKPDIKSSLGPVGNGDDFLFNLSPENWKLGEEGAEEQGPDNIHIGVMDYSAPKSKPPSHN, encoded by the exons ATGAAGTTTCATCTAATGTTCATTCTGTTTCTTCTGTCAAATCTCCATAATTACGAAGCCGAAG GTATAAGGCTGGGAAGAGTTGTTTTATCATCTAGCAACCATCAAGCAATGATCACCAAG AGTTCGTCGATAGAGGCAAGCAACCAAGATAGAGACTTGATAACAAAAACTGATGAACTTCCATCAG gaataaatagaaaattaataaCCAATGTAACATCTTCTAACATTCCTAAG AATTACAAGAATGATGATGGAAATAAATATGACCCTAAACCGGATATTAAATCTTCTCTCGGACCAGTAGGAAATGGAGATGATTTCTTGTTTAATCTGTCACCTGAAAATTGGAAACTTGGAGAGGAAGGCGCTGAGGAGCAGGGTCCGGACAACATTCATATCGGTGTAATGGATTATTCTGCTCCTAAATCCAAGCCTCCATCACACAACTAA